GTCGTTATTTTGTCGTCGCGGCGGAAGATTCGGCGAAAAATAAAGATGAGAAACAGAGTGAGACATTCTTAATTGTGCCGTCCCCGATCAAGATTGACGGACTTGGCGCGAAGCCCGCGACCTTTACGCCAAACGGCGATGGCCATACTGATATGACCCAGATAGCCTACTCCTTGAGTGGGGGAGTCCCGCCCTATAATGTGACGGTAAATATTTTGAATCCGCTTGGGACGATCTACCAGCGCCTGGCCGACAATGAACCGGAATGGCCGGGAAAGTGGCTTTTCTCCTGGCTCCCTTATGAGCCGCTCAAGCCATTGCCGCCTGACGGCCATTACCAATGTCAGATTGAGGTGACCGACTCAACTGGAGCGCGGGTTGAAGGGCTGGGAAGTATCCTGGCGGTCTCAACCAGTCCGACCGTTGATCTTGCTTTAAGCGCCCCGGTTTTTTCTCCTAATGACGATGGGACTCTTGATACGCTCGATTTTAATTATACTTTCGATTACGCCGATTATTATCAATCAATGCCCGGCCTGGTTGTTCTTCAGGTTTTATCGACCAATGGCGAGATATTATGGGAGAAAGGAATTGCCCGCAATGCCGGATCATATCTTTACCAATATGATGGGATCGACAAATATGGGCAAAAGTTAACTGCCGGCAATTATTACGTTAGGATATCAGGCGCCGACAGTCTTGGCTCGCCCGCGATTTATAAGATTTTGTCGTTCTCGATCGATTATGCCAATCCGGAACCCGCGGCTTTTTCTGTCTCGCCTGCTTACGCGAAATCGGGTACGGACGTCCTGGTCAATTTGCAATTTAGCGAAGAGTTGTCGGCCCCGCCGTCCGTTCAGTTGGAATTAAGTGGCGGCGCGGTCAGAACGGCAACTTTAATATCGACCGGCGGCGGTTCTTTCCAATACGGCTATAAGGTTAACGGGGATGAGAATGAAGGGGCTGTCGCCGTTAAGGTCAAAGCTGTTGATAAGGGGGGGAACCAGATCAGCAAAACGGCCGGTTTTATAATTGATAAGACCTCTCCGGTAATTAGCGACCTTTCGATCTCTCCCGATCCGGTCAGCGCCGCTTCGATTTGCGGCCCTTTGAGCGTTAAATTTAAGGCTGGAGAGCCGCTCCAGGCCGCGAAAGTATATGTCACCCAGACGAATGGGCCAAAACTTTTGGCCGTAACCGGAGGGGACTGGGGGACTGCCGGCAGTTTGTGCGAGGCAAAATATGAGCCTTGTGCCGGAGCGGATGGCCCGGCCGCTATTACAATAGAAGCGACCGATCTGGCCGGAAATCAGACGGTGCTTGCCCGCTCCGTCACGGTCGATACCGCCAAACCGCTATTCGACCGGATCAGCTCAACAATAATCGGCAAAGCCGATAATTACGCCAAAGCCGGTGATAGCGTCACGATTTCGTTTTACGCTTCGGAGGCCTTGCCGCTTAATCCGACGGTTAAAGTTAACGATAATAATTGTTCTTTTGTTGCTTCAGACCATGAGTTCAGTTATCGTTATGATATTGGGGAAGAGATTGAAGGCCCGGCGGTCATCACTATTAGCGGGCAGGATTATGCCGGGAATGAGGGATTTGTTCAAACGAGCTCGACTGCCGAAAGCTTTGTGGTCGACCTGCTGAATCCAACCGTCGGCATTGCCGAACCTGGAAGCGCGGATATTATTGCCAGTCCGAGCCCGTTTTATACCAACGCCGATCCGCTTGATACCGGCGACCGGCCCAATTACACCACGCTCCGCTACTCGATCAGTGAAGACGGGCATGTGACCTTAAAAGTTCATCGCGTTCCCAATGATCAAACGATCTACGCGGCGAGTGATTTCCGGGAAGAGAACCGGGCGGCGACGGTCCTGGACGATGTTCTGCAATTCCAGGGGACGCACAATCTCCAGTGGCGAGGGGAGTCGACGACGCTTGACGACAATAACGACGGCTTTGCCGACCCGGGGAAATACGCTTTTATTGTTGAAGTTCGTGATCGGGCCGGCAATCTTACCCAGCGGAAATGGGGCGGCACTGTTTGGATCAAAGTAAATGTGTTGGACATCATTCAACCCTCTATTATCGGTCTCAACCCTGATCCGTTATATTTTTCTCCAGTCGGCAACAGCTCGCTCAATTCGACAAAAATATGGTTCGACATATTTTTATCAACTACCCCGGAAGGGCATTCCGATCCGGAGCGGATCGAAGCGATGGGGCTTTCAGCGAGTAAAAGAGTCGGGACCTATGCCGTTAAAGTGCATGACATAGGCGATAATTTAATCAGGACGATTGTTAAGGATATTTCGGCCTTTGCTTCGCCGGAAGCGGTCATTTGGGATGGGCGGGTTGGGACCGGAGTGGACAAGTTAGCTGCCGGTGATCCGGCGGTCGATGGCGCATACAAAATATCTGTGGAAGTGAAAGATTTTGCCGGTAACCCAGGCAGTCCATTCTCGAAATGGGTAACGGTTGATAGTACTCCGCCAATTATTACCGACAATCAACCTGGTAACGATACTTGGGCCAATTCTAGCGGAACGCTTTACGACGTTGATTTTGCCGATAATGGGTCAAAACTCTCAAGAGTCCTTTATCAGGTCCGGCGGCCCGATAATTCGTTCTCCGGTTGGCTACCGCTGACGACAGTTACGACCGGCGCCGCCGGCTATACGGATAATTGGCCGGTTGATTGGGCGGTTTGCGGCGAAGGGGTCAATTATGTAACGGTTAAAGCCTTTGATCGGGCCGGGAATGAAGCCGTTTTGACCGATGTTTTTTACATTAAGAAAGATACGGCCTCACCGGGAACCTGCTTGCCGCCCAGTCCGCCAAGGACCCCATACAATCAATTACGGCCGCTCTGGACCTGGTCGCCGGTTAGTGACGTGACATCGGGAGTGAAGGGTTACTATATTAAGATTGGCACTTCTGCGGGTGGGGATAACGTCGTTTCCTCGACTTATGTCGGGGATGTTACTTCCTGGATGACCAATAGTAATCTTTGGCATGGCGCAACCTTCTATGCTTCGGTCCAGTCCCAGGATAACGCTGGCAATTATGGGGATTGGGGGAATGCCGGTCTCGTTACGATCGATGCCCAGCCGCCGACAATTTCCGATATTAGTGATGACGGACCGTTTAGCCCCGGCGCGAGCCAGGGTAGTGATGACTTAATAACTTTTAATTATTCGGTGAACGAGCGTTGTGACACCTATTTATACGTAGATAATATTATTATCCATAATTGGGTCGGCAGTGGGCCGCATAGTTTTACCTGGAACCCAACAACTTCCGTTTCAGAAGGGGCGCGCAGTTATAGGCTCTATGCCATCGATGATGCCGATAATACGGCAAACTCAAGTAATTATTCGTTTATGGTTGATAATACCCCTCCGACACTTTTGGTTGTTGGCCTTAACCCGGGGATAAACTTTATCCCGAAGGTCGCTTTTGCCGACGGGGTGAATAATTCAACCTCTATTGACTTTAGTGTTTCCGGCGCAACCGCGATCGATCTTGAAATTCTAGATAGCGGCGACAATCCGATCAGGAGCTTTAGTAATATCAGCAGTCCCGTTGTCTGGGATCTCAAAAACAACAGCGGCTCACTTGTTCCGGTCGGCAAATACTCGGCGAGAATAACGGCAAAAGACGCTGCGCTCAATTCAGCGTCTTGGACTTCTCCCAATAAGGCCAGAGTCAAGAGCCGCGATGAAATTATTATGGTTGATGATAATCAGGGCAATTCCGAAGATATCCGCATTTTCAATATTGCAAAAGGTTCGTGGACTTGGTCAACATCGTTTTGGTCGGCGAATGAGGATTTACATACCTCGAGCGCGGCCGGCGATTTTATGGGAAATGGCCAGCCATTGTTGGCCGTTCGTAACAGCAGTAATGAGTTGAAGGTCATAAATCCAAGAAGTCACGGCCTTGTCAGCAGTTTTAGTATTCCGAACGACCCTGGTCTGGCGGCCTGCGATTATGACGGCGATGGAGTTGACGAGGTTGCCGCTTTGGGGAACGATGGCTGGATAAGGATTTATAATTATAACGGGTCTCCGCGCAAGTCTTTCAAGGCGGCTGGGAATGTGATGGCGGCGGGGGATTTTGACGAAGATGGGAAAGATGAAATTGTAACAATACAAAACGGCGGGACATCGGTTTATTTGTTCGATCCGGGGAATATCGACGATGGAGCTTCCGGGAACAATTATTATTCCAGTTGGTCGGCGCCGCAGAATCTTGGTTATGTTGCCTGCGGCAATATGACGGGAGATGGCAAAGATGAAATAGTGATGAGCAGCCCCCAAGTTAATCATCCTGCAGGCTGGTCTAATTGTTATTATGTCTATAGCGCCTCCGGCTCACTTTTAAATACTATTATGTTTCAGGATGCTTCCCCTTATAATTACGTTACTGTCGGTGACTATGCCGGGGATGGTTATTCTGAAGTTGCCGCTATGGTTTATAACGGGAATAATTGGACGGCGATTTTTAATCCGATGGCAGCATCATGGTCATCGGCATTGCTCAAATCACAGTCTGCGGGCGGCGATTATTGCAGTTACCCGACCAGTGAAGATCTTCTCTGTTCATATGATTTTACATCCGCATATGCCATTAAGATCGATAAGATAACAACAAAAGCCGTAACCCTCGAGACCCCCTCTCTCCTCGCTCCGACCAAGGACCGCCAGGATGTCCAAAACATCCGGCCCGCTTTTGAATGGGAGCACCATAAGGCGGATACGACCGAGTATCGGGTTGAGGTGGCGAAAAACGATAGCTTTACGATCGACCACCAGACCTTTAGTAAAGCGGCCGGGACGGGTACGCAGGATAAGGCCGATAGCAATCTCTACTACTTTAACTACGCCATCCATGAATTCGACCCTGGCTTGGAACGGAACACCGACTACTTCTGGAAAGTGACGGCGCTGTCGCCGACCAATGCGGCGACCTCGGAGAGCTGGGGCTTCCGGATCCAACCGGAGTTGACCCTGGCCGGGGTGACTAACTATCCGAACCCGTTCAATCCGAACCGGGAAGAGACCAAACTCCGCTACCGGCTCTCGGCTGACGCCGATGAGGTGAGGATCAGGATTTACGACATAACCGGATCATTAGTGACCGAGCTTGATGGGACAACCAATGGCGAGGGAATGAGCGTCTGGCAGAAGTATAACGACGTTTCCTGGGATGGGCGGAATGGGCGAGGGGACATGGTCGTTAATGGAATCTATCCGTTCGAGATCACGGCGCGAATGGGTGATAAGACCGTCAGCGGCCGTGGAAAGATAGCGGTGCTCAAATGAGAAAAAATATATTTTTCTTGCTTACCGCTTACTGCTTAACGCTTTCTCCTGCGTTTGCTCTCGGCCAATCCGGGACCGACCTCGCCGTGCTTAATGCCGGTGTTGGCGCTCGTCCCTTAGCCATGGGTGGCGCTTTCACCGCGATTGCCGATAATGCCGACGCCCCCTATTGGAATCCTGCCGGCTTAGGTTTTATTAGTAGCCAGGAGATAACCAGCAGTCAAACCAGGCTTTCGACTGATGCCGATCATTACTATCTTAGTTACGTAACCCCAGCTCTGGGGGGAACGATCGGTCTTTCCTGGATCCAGGTTGGGTTGGGGAATATTGCCCAAACCTCGAGCGAGGTTGATATCCACAACGAAGTTCAGAATATTAGCTTATTCAGCTACTTTTCGAGCGCCTACCTTTTTTCCTACGGTAAAAAGCTGAACGACCATATCGCCTTTGGTCTAACTGCCAAGTATTTGAGTTCCGAGATGTTTGGGATCAGCGGGGGGAGCGGCTGGGGCTACTCTTTGACTCCCGGGATACTTATTAAGTTTGGTGGCGATGATGTAGGGACAGACGTGGGGACAGCTGATGTAGGGACAGGGCTTGTCCCTGTCCGAACCAAACGGACAGCCACAAGGGCTGTCCCTACATTCCCTGTTACCCTTGGTTTTAAGATCGACGAACTGGTCAATACCCAGCAGTGGGGGACCGGGACGGTGGAGCATGTCCCGCCCAAAGCACGGCTCGGCTTGAGTTGGCTTCCGTGGAAGGAAGGCCGGGTGGCGGTTGATGTCAGCCAAACCATTAAGTCGGGCTACTCTCCGGAGGTTGCGACCGGGTTTGAGTGGTTGCAGGGGTGTACTTCCTATCGGGCGGGATATAACGGTGGCCTGACCGCCGGCGTCGGGTTTACAGTTGGCCACGCCAGACTCGATTACGCGTATATTCAGGACGTCAATTTTTCCTCGAACAATGTTCATCGGATTTCTTTAAGCGGAAGGTGGTAACGCCCTCTAGTTCCGGGGTCGGCTGGACTTATCATCAACCTATTCATCAACCATATTTTAAACGTTATCACGCCATAATATACGAGATTGATCTGCCTTGATCCTGACTTTTTATGACTTTCATTCGGGCAGGCGTCTCGGCTTCCAATTTAACCGCGCAATTAATTGCGCGGTTAAATAAGCCGGGAAACCGTCCCGATCGAATCGGGACAGGTTTCCGTTTCTCATTGACTGCCTTTTTCATCGGTCCCAACTTGGAAACCGTCCCGATCGGATCGGCATTTCCCCCAATTAAACTGAAATTTTAGCCGATTCATGTCGAAAACAATTAGGTAGAGAGATTCGGCTGAAAAACACACTAAAAACAAGGAAAAATTCATGGGGAACCGAAGCGGTTTTATTGGCGAAGCCCGTTTGCAAGCTTACTGTAATTATGGCCGGGAGCGGCTGGCTGTCGGCAAGACTGCCGCGAGGGTTAGTTTCCCCGATCAGGCTAGTTTAAAGTACCTTCCGGCCGGTATTTATTATCATTTGATTTCAGTTATGGCCAACCATCTGGCCGGAGCGACTCTTGCCTCCCTTTCCCCTTTAACGGTCATGAGCGTCGCCATGATAAAAGACGAGCAATCCCGGATGCTTGGTCCGGCCGGCGGCGCTTACGTTGCCCGGTCGATCACCATGCAGCCGGTCAGGAACCGGGAGGCGAGCGAACGCGTTTTTACCCGGGTCAGGTCGAACAGCTGGGTCAACAAACATGAATTTTCCCGGACTGAATTCGATCAATGGTTTGATCTTTCTTTTCGACCGGAAGAGCGCGATCGCTTCCCCGGAAAAGACGAGCTTTTAAAGTTCATGATCGGTGAATTTAAGATTGAAGAACATCCCGGCAAAGAGGGGATATATCGGATCGTCAATCAGATCTCCGTGCTCAAATCGACGTCGGAAGATCTGGTTAATGGTTTGGAAATAGCGGCAACTCTGCATGAAGTTTGCCGCTCCGCCGAGCAATGTCTTGGACGGAATTGGGCCTCAACCTCGCTCTTTATCGCCGATCCGGCGACCGGGCTGGTCCGCCTGGCGGCTAGACGGAAAGGGAATGAATCGGAGTCTCATTACAGCGCCTGGACGGAACCGGCTTATCTTTTGGCGGAAGCGCGCCGCCGTTATGTGGAAGAAGACGACAAGGCCTTTGTGGTCAACTTAAATGAAGACCAGCCTTTCGTTGACAACGCCTCCAGAGAAAGCGACGCTAAAAATTTTATTGGGGACAAGGCGGAACTGCTGGTCGGCGTACTGGTCTATAAAAGCCGGGAAGACCAACAGCGTTACAAGAGCGCTCCGCAGGAAGAAAGGCGGGAGATCAGGGCGCGCAGTATTTATGGTTATTGGCATGTCTCCAACCGGGTCTTTAACGACGAAGAAGGGCAGGCGAGGTACGAAGAAAATTTTAATATCGCCAACCGGCCGCCGATCTCCCCCAATACCGACAAAGACGATCTGGTCGCCAAATTGCACACGATGGTCCTCCACCAGGTCGCGGAGAAGCTAGCCGCCCGCAAAGAAGCCAGGGGGGGATCTATTTCCGCTATTTGGAACAGCGAAGAGAAACCGGAAGAAACGTCGGATAAAATAATTCTTAGAAAAACGAAAAGCGGACAAATTGAAATTGAGAGAGAGGATCGTGACAGTTTTCATGAGTATTTTGGCGAAAGCTGGCAGGTTAGTGATCAAGAACTGTTCGATAAAGTTCGGAAACATGCTCAAGTTTTGAATTTTGGTGGATCAGAGATCCTTTTTGTTCAAATCCCTTCAGAAAAACTTTATGATGTTAGAGGGGCGATGGTTAGAGTTTACCGGGAACTGATCGTTTCGATGTACCGGGAAAACCCCGATTATTCCGGAATGTCTGACAAGGACATTGTTGCGGCGTTATCGTTGGATCAACCGGAAGAAGTCGCAAGAAAAGTTTATTTAGCCAGATATGCAACGTTTGTCTTGAAAAACGGGGAGCTCCAGGGTTTTATTTCCGGAAATGTTCAGGATGATATTCCCGGCGTTGGGACTGCTTTCGAAATTCCTGTGGCCATGATTCGACCAAGCGCGGAGAGGAAGGGAGTTGTAACCTTTGTAACTTTAAAAATGTTATTGAAGGAGTTTTGGCGGAAGTGGTATGAAATGCCGATAGGCCGAAGGGTTTTTCGAATGGCTTATGAGGGGATTCCGCTTTTTGCTTGGACTCAGAGCAAAAGAGTGGTTGGCAACATGCTGGACCTTGATAATCTTTGGCTTCCAATGGATGGGGAGAAGACGCCTAAAAAAGTGGAGTTAATAGTGCGGCATTTTTCAGAGCAACACAGCCGGCCGCTAGATGAATCCTTAGTTGCGAGGGGTGTTTATAAAGGTCGTATTGCTTTTAAGGAAAAAGAGACATTTAATCTTTATCCCAGGACATATTTTGCGAAGCTTACATCCTGGTTGACTAAAAAATGGTATGCCAATGTTAATAAAGCGCTTGATGAGCTGGGAGAACTTGATACTTTGCCGATAGTTGGTTTTTTCAGATTGGGAGTAGCGATTAAAGTTTCGCTTTATATGTGGTGGATAAATCGCAACAACAAACTCGAGGAATTAAATAATGGAGAGATACATGCCGAGCTTACTAAGTAGAATTGTTGGCTCTTCCTCATTTTGGTCCGGTTATTTTAAGTTTTATGATGCTCTGGCCAAAATGCACTCTAATACGCGATTGCGCCGAGAGGTGGCATTATCCCTGCAATTGAAGCCGGGTGGTCGATATCTTGATTTTGCTTGCGGGACCGCAAATGTTGCCTGTACCATGTTGCAGTTACAGCCTGGCATTGAAATTGTGGGAATGGACAATAACGCGGCTGGGTTGAGGATCGCCCAAAAAAAGGTGCCGAGCGCGAGCTTTGTTCAATCAAATATGGATGCGCATCTTCCTTTTTCCAGCGAAGTATTTAATGGCGTCGCGGTTGTTAATGGCCTATACCTATCGAAAAACCCACAGTTAACTCTCGAAGAGATTAAGCGGATTATGCGGCCGACAGGTTTATTGGTAGTTAGCAATCCAAGGGCCGGCAGTAATCCAAGAAATATTGTTAAAGAGGAAATCAGTTTAGCCTCGGCCAGTTTTTCTAAAGAATATGGAACATGCCGAGCATGGTTTGAGCTTCAGAAATATAAGCTTGAGCTTTATGCCGGTTTTTTTAAATTTGCCCCTTTCCAACTAGTTTTGATGGGCGGAAGCCCACATTTTGAGCCGACCAGTTATTGGCAGGATCTGGCGATAAATAAAGTGGGGTTTGAGCTGGTAGGGCTTAGAACGGATTTATACGGTGGAGATAACGATACCTTTGTCTTAAGGAAGCCATAGTTTTATTCCGCTTCATATTTCTTGAATTTTTCTTAATATAAAGTAATATTGTGACATGTTCCTAAAAAACCCATATGATCTGTCCCTACTTTTTATCGCCGCCTTAAATATGTTCCTTGGTGTTTTAGTCTTAATTCAAAACCCGAGGAAGTCGTTGAATGTGCATTTTTCATTAATTGTTTTTGCTTTGTCCTTGTGGATTTTTTTTATTTACCTGGTTCAAATTGTACCTGTTTTATTTGTTGGAAAATTATTGTTTATTTGTGCGTCTTTTATCCCCTTATTTTTTATCGCTTTTGCAAATTCTTTCGTTAGTGAGAATAAACAGAGAATGATCGGTCCGGATTTTGTTGTTTTTGGGTCGTTATGTATTTTCATCGATGTGTTAATAATAAACAATTACATTGTAAGTACCGTGATATTTCCGGATTATGGCGTGGCGTTCGGCATGCCGCCAACATACTTTTTCTTCCCATTATATTTTTTGCTTTCTTTGGGATACGGCTTTATTAAGCTGGTTAAAAATTATAAGGTATTGCCAGCCGACAAAAAAACGCAGATTCGCTACTTTTTTGCCGGAACCTTTTTGGCGGCCTGTGTAGGCGGGACTTCAAATATTATTATACCTTTGTTGACCAGGTCGCAGTCTCTTTATAGCTTGGGAGCCGCCTCGACCTTGTTTATTGTGGTCTTTACTGCCTATGCTATAACCAAGCATCACTTGATGGATATTTCCATCGTAATCAGCCGGTTTTTTGCCGAGCTCCTGACAATCGGCATTCACACCTCCTTTTATCTGTTATTGGTTTGGGGCTACCTTACCTATGTCGGTCATAATATTGGCTGGGTATTTTTAAGTCTGACCATTATTTACGGGATATTTGTCGGTCAAACGCACCACAATATTCGGATTTTCGTTCAAACGACATCCGATAAATTATTCTTGCGGGGTAAATATGATTATTATAAAGAATTGTCCGATGTTACCACCAAAGTCGGAGAAAAAATGTCTCTGGCCGAGATCCTAAAGGTTTTATACAGCACTTTTACCAATGTCATTGAGATCTCCAATCCCCGGATCTTTTTGCCGGAGTACTTTTCGGATAATGAAAAGAGCTCCAAAGCCTATGTTATTTACGACAAGACGAATTTCCAACCCTTAACCGAAGGCTCGATCGTTCCGTTTGACGCCAAGTGGCTCAAAGCGTTGATCGACAAGCGGCTCCCGCTTCACGATATCAGGGAGATCGAGGCTTTTCTGGTCATTCCCTGCTTTGTGGAGGAGCGGCTGATCGGCTTCTTCGCCCTTGGCAGTAAACTTTCCGAAGACGCCTATACGGACGAGGACCTCCGGCTCCTGCGGGCGCTGGCCAATCAGGCGGCGATGGCGCTGGATCACACCCGCTCTTACGAAAAGATCAGGGCCGACCTGGAAGTGGTCGAGCGCCAGCTCGAACGTTCCCAGCGTCTGGCTTCATTAGGGACTTTGACCGCGGGGGTGACCCATGAGATCCGCAACCCCTTGACCGTGATCCGGGGGGAAACCGAGCGCCTGGCCAACCAACCCCGGGACATTGAATACCTGGCCGGCTTCCGCGATTTGCTGATCAAGCACATCGACCGGATCTCGGGGATCGTCAACCGGATGCTCGACCTGGCCAAAGAAAAGCCGAAACAAAAAATCGCGATCGACCTGAACGAACTGATCGATGCGACCCTGCCGCTCTTGTCCTGGGGGACGATCAAAGTAACCAGGGAGCTTTTGGCCGCGCAACAGGTCAATGGCGATCCGGAGGCTCTGCAGGAAGTGTTCATTAATTTACTGCAGAACGCGATCGACTCGATGCCCCACGGCGGACAGCTGACGATCAAAACTTTCCAGGAAAACAATCGGGTGGTGGTCTTGGTCTCCGATACCGGCAAGGGGATCCCGCCGGAGATCAGAGAAAAGATCTTTGACCCGTTCTTTTCTTCCCGGCACGAAGGGGTGGGGCTGGGGTTATCGATCGCTTACAGAATAGTTCGCGAACATGACGGCGACATCTCGGTTGAGAGCGAAGTGGGAAAAGGGACGACTTTTAAGCTGGAGTTTTAACTAATTGGCAATAAAATTGCTGTTGTCGGGGAAAGCTTACAGCTTAAAGCTTAAAGCTAATCAAGGTAAGGTGGGGTGGTGGGGATGGAGAGTTTTCAAGAGCTGAAGGTTTGGCAAAAGGCGCATTTATTGGTTATCTGTGTTTATAGAGCGACAAAGGTCTTCCCTTCAGAAGAAAAGTTTGGGTTAACTTCACAAATTAGAAGATCAGCGGCTTCTGTTCCGGCAAATATTGTCGAAGGGTATAGACGAAAAAGCGACAAGGTTCTTAACAATTTTTTAAATATTGCGGCTGGTTCATTAGAAGAAACAAAATATCATCTTATTCTCGCGCGAGATCTTAATTATTTTGATGTAAAAGTTTTTGCTGAATTGTTTGGGAATTGTGAAGAAGTCGGCAGAATGATCAATGGGCTTCAGAAACGATTGATTACCTAAAGCTGTAAGCTTACAGCTTAAAGCTTTATGCTTATAGCTTTAAGCTTTCCCCTATCCCTTCTTCTTAAACTCTTCCCTCTTCTCGATATGTTTTTCGA
This window of the Candidatus Margulisiibacteriota bacterium genome carries:
- a CDS encoding methyltransferase domain-containing protein; this translates as MPSLLSRIVGSSSFWSGYFKFYDALAKMHSNTRLRREVALSLQLKPGGRYLDFACGTANVACTMLQLQPGIEIVGMDNNAAGLRIAQKKVPSASFVQSNMDAHLPFSSEVFNGVAVVNGLYLSKNPQLTLEEIKRIMRPTGLLVVSNPRAGSNPRNIVKEEISLASASFSKEYGTCRAWFELQKYKLELYAGFFKFAPFQLVLMGGSPHFEPTSYWQDLAINKVGFELVGLRTDLYGGDNDTFVLRKP
- a CDS encoding FlgD immunoglobulin-like domain containing protein, with product MDFVDPNIYVAGWLPDDIASEKGTMVAVASVGGGVRAAAVGVEADPPEIFYVYANNKIISSNLLDIDQNLQQNVLIESRTKNKSDWTITFYDGSNRKYDELKIIDQDWLRTEWGKGKAAGVYSFSVTAKDRETGLISTREADDQITIDNIRPAALITMLKNTVVGPEDIITAQISPSEDLYSLMVNVVKSDYSLVQQRIASNPSLKKDEAMSIQWEEAFSYPDGYYRFEIIMTDLAGNISRFYSPTMTVNRGGYYPAPPTGEVYRVELPEPPSWEVRPKITDIDLDSSGNMYVLFGQTAKLVKYDPSGKEIKTVGRFNDIPMVCPLGLGLSAAGDRVYIADSYNIRLIICDNNLNLIREIKDRDAYIVEGEVDSYSWAFGFSNMSFSDSAGSGKKCPGGETYGLPEDVSITNKNVFVADRYKHRVLKYDLDGKAEKFSILKADLKDKARDKFNINSGISGQTVDKALFYSNSLNDDIYFDNSSVRETHYYGGKNWVKEMYLHNNPAGSDDGRLTLPQSVYAYGASFLYVADTGNNRVQVFNSDGSFRAKFGEGTLSQPKGIDVDSLGNIFVADTGNHRIVKFSSAGDYIREYRSEDGEITPLKIKLKGSNIYIADANYNRPLVWDIGGEIKDFGCSTKISPNGDGNGDSALIGYELTEPGKVTLRLLNSAKEEIGQLFTYTASRPSYALASDSLREKGVHNEFWGGLIKTASQEMINISEIAPDGEYFIKATVSFGDYQKSQEAKIVIDGRPPQVFISSDKSYVSPNGDGINDSARLKMTVTDYSPTVDAYLLAYRNGRLIDSPWKEFGLPTGMEREYLWNGKVDGVVYDGNYSFVLRAIDDCGNMGTGSCEVVVDSQAPLIDDFQIDNPAFSPNGDGRKDLLTASFKLRDYGSGINMVEVEVIDGNGFPIPLTVSNMPPNAFSLTWSGKDSSSQPVPDSKYRLKVTAVDKAGNRSSKTTSIEVDTIPPVIANATAEPNPFTPNGDGVKDTTTFKSHFSESVESNIMVYNEGKKLFRELRPLSMGSYLSLPWNGQGEHGEVIGGNYSYTISAEDRAGNLVTSEAGLIVVDREPSLVKYAYGENDPFSPAIEPGRIKYALSRDNLKVSVVVIGKEKQIVKTLVDGVLKNKGEYSVDWDGGYSDSYVGPHSSRDDRKVPDGAYQVKVTAYDEYNLASGEVSFNLAVDATPPYLTLQPVTVDYTAKKAVLKFYLPEKSKVTVKVFNSDSDLLTTLSTEDNDAGERQIVYGLDDGQTGSGRYFVVAAEDSAKNKDEKQSETFLIVPSPIKIDGLGAKPATFTPNGDGHTDMTQIAYSLSGGVPPYNVTVNILNPLGTIYQRLADNEPEWPGKWLFSWLPYEPLKPLPPDGHYQCQIEVTDSTGARVEGLGSILAVSTSPTVDLALSAPVFSPNDDGTLDTLDFNYTFDYADYYQSMPGLVVLQVLSTNGEILWEKGIARNAGSYLYQYDGIDKYGQKLTAGNYYVRISGADSLGSPAIYKILSFSIDYANPEPAAFSVSPAYAKSGTDVLVNLQFSEELSAPPSVQLELSGGAVRTATLISTGGGSFQYGYKVNGDENEGAVAVKVKAVDKGGNQISKTAGFIIDKTSPVISDLSISPDPVSAASICGPLSVKFKAGEPLQAAKVYVTQTNGPKLLAVTGGDWGTAGSLCEAKYEPCAGADGPAAITIEATDLAGNQTVLARSVTVDTAKPLFDRISSTIIGKADNYAKAGDSVTISFYASEALPLNPTVKVNDNNCSFVASDHEFSYRYDIGEEIEGPAVITISGQDYAGNEGFVQTSSTAESFVVDLLNPTVGIAEPGSADIIASPSPFYTNADPLDTGDRPNYTTLRYSISEDGHVTLKVHRVPNDQTIYAASDFREENRAATVLDDVLQFQGTHNLQWRGESTTLDDNNDGFADPGKYAFIVEVRDRAGNLTQRKWGGTVWIKVNVLDIIQPSIIGLNPDPLYFSPVGNSSLNSTKIWFDIFLSTTPEGHSDPERIEAMGLSASKRVGTYAVKVHDIGDNLIRTIVKDISAFASPEAVIWDGRVGTGVDKLAAGDPAVDGAYKISVEVKDFAGNPGSPFSKWVTVDSTPPIITDNQPGNDTWANSSGTLYDVDFADNGSKLSRVLYQVRRPDNSFSGWLPLTTVTTGAAGYTDNWPVDWAVCGEGVNYVTVKAFDRAGNEAVLTDVFYIKKDTASPGTCLPPSPPRTPYNQLRPLWTWSPVSDVTSGVKGYYIKIGTSAGGDNVVSSTYVGDVTSWMTNSNLWHGATFYASVQSQDNAGNYGDWGNAGLVTIDAQPPTISDISDDGPFSPGASQGSDDLITFNYSVNERCDTYLYVDNIIIHNWVGSGPHSFTWNPTTSVSEGARSYRLYAIDDADNTANSSNYSFMVDNTPPTLLVVGLNPGINFIPKVAFADGVNNSTSIDFSVSGATAIDLEILDSGDNPIRSFSNISSPVVWDLKNNSGSLVPVGKYSARITAKDAALNSASWTSPNKARVKSRDEIIMVDDNQGNSEDIRIFNIAKGSWTWSTSFWSANEDLHTSSAAGDFMGNGQPLLAVRNSSNELKVINPRSHGLVSSFSIPNDPGLAACDYDGDGVDEVAALGNDGWIRIYNYNGSPRKSFKAAGNVMAAGDFDEDGKDEIVTIQNGGTSVYLFDPGNIDDGASGNNYYSSWSAPQNLGYVACGNMTGDGKDEIVMSSPQVNHPAGWSNCYYVYSASGSLLNTIMFQDASPYNYVTVGDYAGDGYSEVAAMVYNGNNWTAIFNPMAASWSSALLKSQSAGGDYCSYPTSEDLLCSYDFTSAYAIKIDKITTKAVTLETPSLLAPTKDRQDVQNIRPAFEWEHHKADTTEYRVEVAKNDSFTIDHQTFSKAAGTGTQDKADSNLYYFNYAIHEFDPGLERNTDYFWKVTALSPTNAATSESWGFRIQPELTLAGVTNYPNPFNPNREETKLRYRLSADADEVRIRIYDITGSLVTELDGTTNGEGMSVWQKYNDVSWDGRNGRGDMVVNGIYPFEITARMGDKTVSGRGKIAVLK